Part of the Buchnera aphidicola (Mindarus keteleerifoliae) genome, ATTAACAGCTTTTGTGCATGAAAATACAAAATATATTATTAATAGTAATATCGAAAAAAAAGAAAAAGAAAATTTAAGAAAAATAATGAATTATAATAAATATGACAATAATATAAATAAAAATTGCTATATTATTTCTAATAAATTATTAGGAGATAATAAAATTCATCATGTTTGGTTGATTAAAAGAAAAAATAAATCGTATGGAATGATAGTAGAATCTGTTGCATTAAATGGATATTCAGGTTCAATTAAAATGATGGTAGGAAGTGATTTTTTAGGAAAAATTTTTGGAGTTAGAATTCTTGAACATCATGAAACTCCTGGATTAGGAGATAAAATCGAATTAAAAATTTCAAATTGGATAACTTTTTTTTCTGGAATGAATTTTTTTGATTTAGATACAAAGGGAAAGTTTGCTTTAAAAAAAGATGGAGGTATAATAGATCAGTTTACTGGAGCAAGTATAACACCTAGAGCAGTAATTAATCAGATTAAAAATTCTGTAATATTTATATCAAATCAAAAAAATATCCAATATTTACAAACTTGTAAAAATAGAAAAGAATAAACAAATGAAGATTAAAATCTTTTATCAAATTTGGATTAAAAATGTTACTTTAGATAAATTATTAGGGCTGTGTCCTGTTTTAGCTGTTACAACTAGTGCATCAAATGCACTAGGATTAGGCTTTTCTACAATAATAGTTTTAGTGTTAACAAACGGAATAATATCAATTATAAAAAATTGGATACCTAATGATCTTCGAATTCCTATTTATATGATAGTTATTTCTTCTGTCGTAACATGTATAGATTTATTATTATGTTCTTATGCTTTTAATTTACATGAATCATTAGGAATTTTTATTTCCTTAATTATAACTAATTGTGTTATTTTGAATTCTGCTGAAGAAATAAAAAAAAAGGAAAAAACAAGTGTTTCGTTAATTAATGGATTTTTAATTGGAATAGGTGCAACCTTTTCCATGTTAATTTTAGGAATTTTCAGAGAAATATTAGGAAAAGGTACAGTATTTGTTGATATAGATAATTTATTAGGTTCTAATTTTAATTTTCTTTATTATAAATTTATAGATTCATCTTCATTTTTTAGATTAGCTAGTTTACCTCCTGGTGCTTTATTCATTTTAAGTTTGTTATTAGTTATTAAAAGACTAATAAAAAATAAGAGTGTTAAAAAAATAGATTGTATTATAAATTATAAATAATTTTATATACGGTTTTTTGCTTTTAATTATTAAAAAATAAATAAATTATGAATAATAAAAAAAGATATAAAATATTATTATTATTTAAAAAAAATAATCCAAATCCTAAAATGGAACTTATTTTTTCTTCAACGTTCGAATTGTTAATTTCTGTGATTTTATCAGCGAGAACAAAAGATAGTCAAGTTAATGAAGCAACTAGGAAATTATATTCGGTAGCTAATACGCCAAAAAAAATTATTAATTTAGGAATAAAAAAAATTAAATATTACATTAAAAATATCGGTTTATTTAATGTTAAGAGTAATTATTTAATTCAGTCTTCTATTTTAATAGAAAACAAATATAATGGATTAGTTCCAAGGACTAGAAAAAAATTAATGACATTACCAGGAGTGGGAAGAAAAACCGCTAATATTATTTTAAATGTAGCATTTAAAAAAAATACTATTGCAGTGGATACACATGTTTTTAGAGTAGTTAATCGTATTAATTTTGTTTCAGGAAAAAATGTTTCTACAATAGAAAAAAAATTAATTAGATTAATTCCATTAGAGTTTAAATATTATGCTCATTCTTGGTTTGTATTACATGGTAGATATATTTGTTTAAATAGAAAACCAAAATGTGATATATGCATAATTTTTAAATTTTGTGAATTTTTTAAAAAAAATGATTATCTTTCATTTAAAAATTAAGCATTTTTTTATGTTTTTGTATTTTTAAAATATATTTAAAATTAGATAAAAATTTATTAAGTATTATTTTTAATAAACAGAATAAGGAAAATGCAATGAGTGTCGATTTAATTTCTAAATTAAAAAGTAGGGGTTTAATTGAAAATATAACTAAAGTTAAAGAACTTTCGAAAATTCTTTTAGAAAAAAAAATAAAAGTATATTGCGGATTTGATCCAACAGCAGATAGTTTGCATGTAGGACATTTATTGCCTTTAATTTGCTTAAAAAGGTTTTTAAAGAATGGGCATAAATTATTTATTTTAATAGGAGAAGGTACTGGTTTAATTGGAGATCCAAGTTTTAAAAGAAAAGAAAGAAAACCGAATTCTGTTTCTTATTTAAATGCTTGTAGTAAAAAAATTGAAAATCAACTTTTTAATTTTTTTAAAAAAGATAAAAAATTTTCTAATTTTAAAATCGTGAATAATTTAAATTGGTATAAAAATTTATATTTATTAGATTTTTTATCTAATATAGGGAAATCTTTTTCTGTTAATTCAATGATTAATAAAGAATTCGTAAAAAAAAGAATTAAAAGAGTTGATCAAGGAATATCATTTTCCGAATTTTCTTATAATATTTTACAAGCTTACGATTATTTGTATTTACATCAAAGAAAAGGAACAGTTTTGCAAATAGGAGGATCGGATCAGTGGGGGAATATTTCTTCTGGAATTAATTTGATTAAAAAAATTACTAAAAAAACAGTTTTTGGTTTAACTCTTCCTTTATTGGTGTCTTCTAATGGATTAAAATTTGGAAAAACAGAAAATGGAACGATATGGTTAGATTCAAAAAAAACAAGTTCATATAAATTTTATCAGTTTTGGATAAATACATCCGATCATAATTTATATGATTTTCTTCGAAAATTTACTTTTTTGAAAAGTACAGAAATTGACGATTTTGAAAATAAAAAAAATTTTAAAAAATATATTTTTTTAGCGAAAAAAAAATTAGCAGAAAATGTTACGATGCTAGTACATGGGAAAGAAAAATGCGATTCTGCTAAAAGAATTACTCATTCTATTTTCTTTGATAACCTAGAGAAAATGACAGAATTTGATTTTTCTCAATTAAAACAAGATGGTTTACCTACGGTAAAATTGTCTAAGTCTGATGATTTACAGCAAGCTTTAGTTAAGTCAGGATTATCCTCTTCTAGGGGACAAGCTAGGAATATGATTTTATCAAATGCTGTATATGTTAATCATATAAAAGAAAAAAATGTAAAATACAAATTTTTTTGTAAAGATAAAATCTTTGGTAAATATGCTTTATTAAGAAGAGGTAAAAAAAGTTATTGTCTACTCTGTTGGAAATAAATTATGCTTTAAATACGTTAAAAATGATTTATTATTAACTTTAATTTATTTTTATATATTGAAACTTTCTCCACAGCCGCAAAATTCTTTTATTTTAGAACTTTTAAATTTAAAGACCCAATTAACACCCTTTTTTATAAAATCTATTTTTGTATCAATAAGAAATGGAATTATTTTTATAGGTACGAATATATTAAAACCATTTTTTAAAAAAAATATTTCTTTTTCATCCTTTTTTATACACTTATCTTTAATAATTTCTAGAGTATATTTAAAACCAGCACAACCTGTTTTTTTTAAATTAATTCTAATTCCTATTCCCGAAGAACTTTTTTTTATTAAAAATTTTATTTGTTTTTCTGCTGCTTTAGTAATATAAATTTTTTTGCATTGTTTAAGAAATTCTATTTTTTTTTCAATAGTTAGATCAATCATAAAAATTTCCTTTTTTATATTTTGATTTTTTAAGAAAGCATTTTAAATTAATTTCAAAGTAATATTATGGTATAATTAGTTACAGTACATTCTTGACTTATAAACTTGATTTATGTGTTTTATTGAAAAAATATACGATTTTTTTTTTATTTTTCAATCTTATTTTAATAAAATAAAAAAACTATTAAAAGAAAACAACCACTTTAATCATAATTTAAATTATATGATGTGTAAAGTATAGTTTTTTATATAAAAGACAATTTGAACACAATTGAGGTATGATTGTTTATATGCAAAATACAGAAGAAGGTATGGATTCACCGAAGTCTGTTTTTTCTTTAATGTTTATAGGTTTAATGATATTAGTTAGTTTTTGGGTTCTTCGCCCTTTTTTATTAAGTTTCTTATGGGCTAGTATGATTGTTATAGCTACTTGGCCTCTTATGTTAAAAATTCAGGAACTCGTAGCTGGAAGACGATTTTTTGCAGTTAGTACCATGATAATAGGATTATTACTTTTATTTTTTGTTCCTTTAACGTGTATAATAAATAGTCTGATTAACGGTAGTATTCCTTTTATTAATTGTTTTATATCTGGAAATTTTGATTTTCCAAATTTGATTTGGTTGCAAGATATACCAATTATAGGAAAAAAAATGTTTTTTACTTATCATAAATTATTGAAAGGAGGAGGAGGATTATTAATCAGTCAAGTTCAACCTTATATAGGAAAAACAACTTATTTTTTTGTCACTCAAGCAGAAAATGTAGGTCATTGCATTATACATTTTATTTTCACAGTAGTATTTAGCACTTTTCTTTATTGGAAAGGTGAAAAAATAGCGCATATTATACGATATTTTGCCTTTAGGTTAGCTGATCAATCAGGAGACGCAGTTGTTTTATTAGCAGGACAAGCGGTTAGGGCTGTTGCTTTAGGAGTAGTAGTAACAGCATTTATTCAAGGAATGTTAGCAGGGGTAGGATTAATAATTTCAGGTATTCCTTATTCTGCTTTACTAATGTTATTAATTTTTTTGTTATGTTTAATACAACTAGGTCCTCTACCTGTATTGGTTCCAGCAATTATTTGGTTATTTTGGAGAAATAATGTTACTTGGGGTACTATTCTTTTATTTTGGAGTTTTTTTTTATTCGTATTAGATAATATTTTACGTCCTATGCTTATAAGAATTGGTGCTGATTTACCTACAATATTAATTTTGTCTGGTGTGGTAGGGGGATTATTAGCATTTGGAACAATAGGAATATTTGTAGGCCCCGTTGTTTTATTAATTTCATACAGATTAATTACATCTTGGATGAACGAAACTTCATACTCAGGATCAATATCTAAAAAAGTAATATATCAATTAAAGAAAAATGTTTATAAAAAAAACATATAGGAAGATATTTTTAATTTTTCAAAATAATTATTTTTATTATTTGAGAATTAAATTTAGGTAAAATTTAAACATTTATTTTTATATAGTAAATGTTAAAATTACATTTTTAAATATAAAATTTGTTTTTTTTAAACTAACTTGTATGAAGCATATAATTCAAAATTTTTTTATTAAATACTTTTTAAATTGTTTCAATATATAAAATATGATTATTAATATATAAATATAATTTTATATTCAATTAAGCAAACTTTTACAATATATAAAAATGTAAAAAATGTGTGAAATTTAATTAAATGCATAACAAATATATAAAAATCATTAAAAATATAAAAATATTTTATTAAAAAAATTTTTTCTTCATTTTCTTTTGAAAAGAATTTGTATGATTTTAAAGAAAGTATATATATTTTTATAACTTATATAATTTTTTTACATAAAAGGTATCTTTTATTATTAATAATTATTAATAAATAATTTATTATAACTTATTATTCTTTTCAGAATAAAAAACTCATTTAGAGAAAAAAATGAAAAAAACAGATGAATTACGAACAATAAGAATAGATCCATTAATTACTCCTTCAGAATTGGCTAAACGTTATTTTATTACTTCTGAAATTATGGATAATGTTATAAATTCTAGAAAAAATGTTTCTAACATTATTACGGGAAAAGATTTACGATTATTAGTTATTGTTGGACCATGTTCAGTACACGATCCTATAGCAGCTATTGAATATGCAAATAAATTAAATGTTTTAAGAAAAAAGTATTCTTCTACTCTTGAAATTATTATGAGAACTTATTTTGAAAAACCTAGAACAGTTGTAGGTTGGAAAGGATTAATTTCTGATCCTAATTTAGATAACTCTTTTGATGTAAATTTTGGTTTGTCTATAGCTAGAAAACTGTTGTTAGATATTAATAAAATAGGTATGCCTTCAGCAACTGAATTTTTAGATATGGTTATAGGACAGTTTATCGCCGATTTAATAAGTTGGGGTGCAATTGGAGCTAGAACAACAGAAAGTCAAATTCATAGAGAAATGGCATCAGCATTATCTTGTCCAGTTGGATTTAAAAACGGAACTGATGGAAACATTAGGATAGCAATTGACGCAATTCGTGCTGCTCAAGCTAGACATTTATTTTTAGCTCCTGATAAACATGGAAAAATGACGATCAATCATACTAGTGGTAATCCTTATTCTCATATAATTATGAGAGGAGGAAAATTTCCAAACTATCATAAAGAGGATATTGAGTCTGCTGTTAAACATTTGAAAGAATTTAATCTTTTAGAATATTTAATGGTTGATTTCAGCCATGGTAATTGTCTTAAAGAACATAAACGACAACATTTGGTTTCGGATTCTATTTGTAAACAAATCACAGATGGATCAAGATTTATAACAGGAGTTATGATTGAAAGTTTTTTAAAAGAAGGATCACAAACAGTCGTAGAAGGTCAATCATTAAATTATGGTCAATCTATTACAGATCCTTGTTTAGGTTGGGATGACACTGTTGTTATATTAGAAAATTTATCTAAAGCAGTAAGTAATCGATTTTAAATTTTTTAATGCTAGTCAAAAAATAGACTAGCATTTTTTAAAATTTATTTATTTTATATTTTAAAAGAATTTCAGACTTCAATTAGAATAGAAAATTCTATTTCTTTTTAAAATTTTTATGAGCAAAATTTTATTAATAAAAGAATAAAATTAAGGATTTTTAGATGCCTATTATTACTTTTCCCGATGGTTGTCGTCAAATTTATGATCGGTCTGTTTCATTGATGGAAATAGCTAATGATATAATGGGACGTAAAGCTTCTAATTTTTATGTTGCTGCTATCGTTAATAATGTTCTTGTTGATATTGAAAAAATAATTAAAGAAGATAGTGAAATACGGTTCATAACAATTAAAGATAAATTAGCTTTGAATCTTATTAGATATTCTTGTATGCAGCTTTTAGCGTATTCAGTTAAAAAAATTTGGCCTGAATCAAAAGTAGCAACTGGGTGTATTACAGAAAATGGTTTTTATTATGATTTTGATGTTAATAGATCTTTAACATTTCAAGATATTGAAATGATAGAAAGGAAAATGAAGGAATTATCTAAAAAAAAGTACAAAATAATAAAAAAACAAGTTGAACGGAATTTAGTAAATAAATTATATAAAAAAAATAAAGAGTATTATAAAATTGAAGAAATTAATGACAAGTTTAAAAAAATAGATAATTTTTTTTTATATTATCATGAAAATAACGTTGATTTTTATGGACCTCAAGTATCGAATATTAAATTTTGTCAATTTTTTAATTTATTAAACATTTCAGGGGCTTATTGGAAAAGAAAAAAAAGTAATAAAATGTTACAACGGATTTATGGTACTGCATGGACTAGTGAAAAAGAATTAAAAATGCATTTATGTTATCTTAAAGAGTTAGAAGATCGAGATCATCGAAAAATTGCAAAAGAATTAGGTTTCTTTCATTTTCAAAAAAATTCGCCAGGAATGGTTTTTTGGCATAGTTTTGGATGGATTATTTTCAGAGAATTGGAAACATTTATTAGATCAAAACTAACAAGTCATAAATATCAAGAAGTAAAGAGTCCTTTGTTGATGGATAAGATTTTGTGGGAAAAAAGTGGACATTTAGATAATTATTTTGAAAATATATTTACCACCATGTCTGAAAATAAAATTTATTGTATAAAACCTATGAATTGTCCTGGACATATACAAATATTTAATATTGGAACAAAATCATATAAAGATCTTCCTGTTAGGATGGCAGAATTTGGACTTTGTCATAGAAACGAAACATCTGGTTCTTTACATGGTTTAATGAGAGTTAGATCATTTACACAAGACGATGGACATATATTTTGTACTGTTGATCAGATTCGGACAGAAATCAATGATTGTATAAAAATAATATATGAAGTATATCATTTATTTGGATTTAAAAACATTCAAGTTAAATTGTCTACTCGGCCTAAAAAAAGAATTGGAACTGATTTTATGTGGGATCAAGCTGAGTTAAATTTGTCGGCAGCATTAAAAGAAAATAATATAAAATTTCAACTTCAGGTTGGAGAAGGAGCTTTTTACGGTCCAAAAATAGAATTTTCTTTTTTTGACAATTTAAAAAGAATTTGGCAATGTGGAACTATTCAACTTGATTTTTATCTACCTGAAAGATTACAAGCTTTATATATAGATGAAAACAATGAAAAAAAACCAGTAGTAATGATTCATAGAGCTATTTTAGGTTCTATGGAAAGATTTATTGGAATATTAATTGAAGAATATAAAGGAAAGTTTCCAACTTGGATTTCCCCAATACAAGTAGCAATAATTAATGTTAATAAAATTCATACTAATTATGTAACGCAACTATCTAAAAGAATGTTAGAATTAGGAATTCGTGTAAAAGCAGACTTACGAAATGAATCTATTAGTTTTAAAATTAGATATTATACTTCGAAATGTGTTCCGTACATATTGATTTGTGGAGATAAAGAAGTTGCTAATAACACAGTTTCGATTAGAACTAGAACTGGAAAAAATATAAATAATCTTAATTACAAATTTTTTATAGAAAAAATAAAAAAAGAAATTTATAATCGTAGTTTTTTTCAATTGGAGGAATAAAGTATTAAAGTCGGAAAAAGAATTCAATCATCTAGAATGAATCGAATTAATAAAGAAATTCGAGCATCGGAAGTTCGTTTAATGAATGTTAAAGGTGATCAAATAGGTATATTATCTTTAAAAGATGCTCTAAAAAAAGCTGAAATTTTAGGAGTAGACTTAGTTGAAATAAGTCCTAATGCAATTCCACCAGTATGTAAAATGATGAATTACGGAAAGTTTTTGTATGAAAAAACTAAATTGCTTAAAGAGCAAAGAAAAAAACAAAAAATTATTCAAATTAAAGAGATAAAATTTCGTCCAAGTACAGAAATTGGAGATTATCAAGTAAAATTAAAAAAATTAATACGATTTTTAAAAAATGGAGATAAAGTTAAAATTACATTACGTTTTAGAGGAAGAGAAATGGCACATCAAGATATAGGAATTGATATGTTAAAAAGAATTAAAAACGATTTGTTTCACGTTTCTATAATGGAATATTTTCCTCGAAAAATTGAAGGTCGTCAAATGGTAATGATTTTATCGCCTAAAAAAAATAAATAAACTGATAATCATTTTCAAAAATATAACTTTTATTAATAGAGAACAATTATTTTAATGCCAAAAATTAAAACTTTAAAGAGTGCAGCTAAACGATTTAAAAAAACTGAATCAGGTCAATTTAAACGTAAACAAGCAAACTTAAGACATCTTTTAACAAAAAAAACAACTA contains:
- the rsxG gene encoding electron transport complex subunit RsxG produces the protein MLIKIFRNIAIIGFFSIIFSGLTAFVHENTKYIINSNIEKKEKENLRKIMNYNKYDNNINKNCYIISNKLLGDNKIHHVWLIKRKNKSYGMIVESVALNGYSGSIKMMVGSDFLGKIFGVRILEHHETPGLGDKIELKISNWITFFSGMNFFDLDTKGKFALKKDGGIIDQFTGASITPRAVINQIKNSVIFISNQKNIQYLQTCKNRKE
- the rpmI gene encoding 50S ribosomal protein L35, which encodes MPKIKTLKSAAKRFKKTESGQFKRKQANLRHLLTKKTTNRKRHLRSKVMVSKSDINRIVSFLPYS
- the thrS gene encoding threonine--tRNA ligase, with protein sequence MPIITFPDGCRQIYDRSVSLMEIANDIMGRKASNFYVAAIVNNVLVDIEKIIKEDSEIRFITIKDKLALNLIRYSCMQLLAYSVKKIWPESKVATGCITENGFYYDFDVNRSLTFQDIEMIERKMKELSKKKYKIIKKQVERNLVNKLYKKNKEYYKIEEINDKFKKIDNFFLYYHENNVDFYGPQVSNIKFCQFFNLLNISGAYWKRKKSNKMLQRIYGTAWTSEKELKMHLCYLKELEDRDHRKIAKELGFFHFQKNSPGMVFWHSFGWIIFRELETFIRSKLTSHKYQEVKSPLLMDKILWEKSGHLDNYFENIFTTMSENKIYCIKPMNCPGHIQIFNIGTKSYKDLPVRMAEFGLCHRNETSGSLHGLMRVRSFTQDDGHIFCTVDQIRTEINDCIKIIYEVYHLFGFKNIQVKLSTRPKKRIGTDFMWDQAELNLSAALKENNIKFQLQVGEGAFYGPKIEFSFFDNLKRIWQCGTIQLDFYLPERLQALYIDENNEKKPVVMIHRAILGSMERFIGILIEEYKGKFPTWISPIQVAIINVNKIHTNYVTQLSKRMLELGIRVKADLRNESISFKIRYYTSKCVPYILICGDKEVANNTVSIRTRTGKNINNLNYKFFIEKIKKEIYNRSFFQLEE
- the nth gene encoding endonuclease III, which translates into the protein MNNKKRYKILLLFKKNNPNPKMELIFSSTFELLISVILSARTKDSQVNEATRKLYSVANTPKKIINLGIKKIKYYIKNIGLFNVKSNYLIQSSILIENKYNGLVPRTRKKLMTLPGVGRKTANIILNVAFKKNTIAVDTHVFRVVNRINFVSGKNVSTIEKKLIRLIPLEFKYYAHSWFVLHGRYICLNRKPKCDICIIFKFCEFFKKNDYLSFKN
- the infC gene encoding translation initiation factor IF-3, giving the protein MKVGKRIQSSRMNRINKEIRASEVRLMNVKGDQIGILSLKDALKKAEILGVDLVEISPNAIPPVCKMMNYGKFLYEKTKLLKEQRKKQKIIQIKEIKFRPSTEIGDYQVKLKKLIRFLKNGDKVKITLRFRGREMAHQDIGIDMLKRIKNDLFHVSIMEYFPRKIEGRQMVMILSPKKNK
- the rsxE gene encoding electron transport complex subunit RsxE, encoding MKIKIFYQIWIKNVTLDKLLGLCPVLAVTTSASNALGLGFSTIIVLVLTNGIISIIKNWIPNDLRIPIYMIVISSVVTCIDLLLCSYAFNLHESLGIFISLIITNCVILNSAEEIKKKEKTSVSLINGFLIGIGATFSMLILGIFREILGKGTVFVDIDNLLGSNFNFLYYKFIDSSSFFRLASLPPGALFILSLLLVIKRLIKNKSVKKIDCIINYK
- a CDS encoding 3-deoxy-7-phosphoheptulonate synthase, giving the protein MKKTDELRTIRIDPLITPSELAKRYFITSEIMDNVINSRKNVSNIITGKDLRLLVIVGPCSVHDPIAAIEYANKLNVLRKKYSSTLEIIMRTYFEKPRTVVGWKGLISDPNLDNSFDVNFGLSIARKLLLDINKIGMPSATEFLDMVIGQFIADLISWGAIGARTTESQIHREMASALSCPVGFKNGTDGNIRIAIDAIRAAQARHLFLAPDKHGKMTINHTSGNPYSHIIMRGGKFPNYHKEDIESAVKHLKEFNLLEYLMVDFSHGNCLKEHKRQHLVSDSICKQITDGSRFITGVMIESFLKEGSQTVVEGQSLNYGQSITDPCLGWDDTVVILENLSKAVSNRF
- the ydiK gene encoding AI-2E family transporter YdiK; protein product: MQNTEEGMDSPKSVFSLMFIGLMILVSFWVLRPFLLSFLWASMIVIATWPLMLKIQELVAGRRFFAVSTMIIGLLLLFFVPLTCIINSLINGSIPFINCFISGNFDFPNLIWLQDIPIIGKKMFFTYHKLLKGGGGLLISQVQPYIGKTTYFFVTQAENVGHCIIHFIFTVVFSTFLYWKGEKIAHIIRYFAFRLADQSGDAVVLLAGQAVRAVALGVVVTAFIQGMLAGVGLIISGIPYSALLMLLIFLLCLIQLGPLPVLVPAIIWLFWRNNVTWGTILLFWSFFLFVLDNILRPMLIRIGADLPTILILSGVVGGLLAFGTIGIFVGPVVLLISYRLITSWMNETSYSGSISKKVIYQLKKNVYKKNI
- a CDS encoding iron-sulfur cluster assembly accessory protein; the encoded protein is MIDLTIEKKIEFLKQCKKIYITKAAEKQIKFLIKKSSSGIGIRINLKKTGCAGFKYTLEIIKDKCIKKDEKEIFFLKNGFNIFVPIKIIPFLIDTKIDFIKKGVNWVFKFKSSKIKEFCGCGESFNI
- the tyrS gene encoding tyrosine--tRNA ligase translates to MSVDLISKLKSRGLIENITKVKELSKILLEKKIKVYCGFDPTADSLHVGHLLPLICLKRFLKNGHKLFILIGEGTGLIGDPSFKRKERKPNSVSYLNACSKKIENQLFNFFKKDKKFSNFKIVNNLNWYKNLYLLDFLSNIGKSFSVNSMINKEFVKKRIKRVDQGISFSEFSYNILQAYDYLYLHQRKGTVLQIGGSDQWGNISSGINLIKKITKKTVFGLTLPLLVSSNGLKFGKTENGTIWLDSKKTSSYKFYQFWINTSDHNLYDFLRKFTFLKSTEIDDFENKKNFKKYIFLAKKKLAENVTMLVHGKEKCDSAKRITHSIFFDNLEKMTEFDFSQLKQDGLPTVKLSKSDDLQQALVKSGLSSSRGQARNMILSNAVYVNHIKEKNVKYKFFCKDKIFGKYALLRRGKKSYCLLCWK